In the Mycolicibacterium thermoresistibile genome, one interval contains:
- a CDS encoding DUF58 domain-containing protein yields the protein MSGIAVEPRWRASPLTLALCSCAAVTLAAAVIGQRWQLVIFAAPLIGVLASVVRQPPPPRVWLRGHPDPGRCFEGEEVRVTVTVSADPPGTALHLRVDDVSGAQVRMLEQRPERVVAAVSAHRWGRYPVRARVDVPAAGGLLTGTGAVDVAEIVVFPLAPPESTVLPHGEMRDRLGTHLTANSGSGVEYADIRPYVPGDQLRTVNWPVSARRGRLHVTQRLSERAADVVVLVDAYPQPPGPATEVTERIARGAVQVVQSALRGGDRAGIATLGGRGPRWLGVDLGRRQFYRVVDTMLGAAPGSGPTTPTGPGSGRGTLVPRPAVPPEAIVVAFSTLLDTDFALALIDLARRGHPVVAVDVLDREPFDGVDPLVGRMWSLQRSFMYRDMRTIGVDVVAWGAGQALDQVLHVVADHRRRTLRRVSR from the coding sequence ATGTCCGGCATTGCCGTCGAACCACGATGGCGGGCATCACCGTTGACATTGGCGCTGTGCTCCTGTGCGGCGGTGACGCTGGCCGCCGCGGTGATCGGACAACGTTGGCAGCTGGTGATTTTCGCCGCACCGCTGATCGGGGTGCTGGCGTCGGTCGTGCGGCAACCGCCACCGCCGCGGGTGTGGTTGCGCGGACACCCCGATCCGGGCCGGTGCTTCGAGGGTGAAGAGGTGCGGGTGACGGTCACGGTGAGCGCCGACCCACCCGGCACCGCACTGCATCTGAGGGTGGACGACGTGTCCGGTGCGCAGGTCCGGATGCTCGAACAACGCCCGGAACGGGTCGTCGCGGCCGTGTCGGCCCACCGGTGGGGGCGCTACCCGGTGCGGGCCCGGGTCGACGTGCCGGCGGCCGGCGGGCTGCTGACCGGAACCGGCGCGGTCGACGTTGCGGAGATCGTGGTGTTTCCTTTGGCGCCACCGGAATCCACCGTGTTGCCGCACGGCGAGATGCGCGACCGGCTGGGCACGCACCTGACCGCGAACTCCGGTTCCGGCGTGGAGTACGCCGATATCCGCCCCTATGTGCCCGGAGATCAACTGCGGACGGTGAACTGGCCGGTCAGCGCCCGGCGTGGGCGACTGCACGTGACCCAGCGGCTCAGCGAGCGGGCCGCGGACGTGGTGGTGCTCGTCGACGCTTACCCGCAGCCGCCGGGTCCGGCCACCGAGGTGACCGAGCGGATCGCCCGCGGCGCCGTCCAGGTGGTGCAGAGCGCGCTGCGCGGTGGTGACCGGGCCGGTATCGCCACCCTCGGGGGCCGGGGCCCGCGCTGGCTGGGCGTCGACCTCGGGCGCCGCCAGTTCTACCGGGTGGTCGACACCATGCTCGGCGCGGCCCCGGGTTCCGGTCCGACCACACCGACGGGTCCCGGCTCGGGGAGAGGAACCCTGGTGCCGCGGCCGGCGGTGCCGCCGGAGGCGATCGTCGTCGCGTTCTCCACCCTGCTGGACACCGATTTCGCGCTGGCGCTGATCGATCTGGCCCGGCGTGGACACCCGGTGGTCGCCGTCGACGTGCTCGACCGGGAGCCGTTCGACGGTGTGGATCCGCTCGTGGGGCGGATGTGGTCGCTGCAACGGTCCTTCATGTACCGCGATATGCGCACCATCGGGGTCGATGTGGTGGCCTGGGGCGCCGGACAGGCCCTGGATCAGGTGCTGCACGTGGTGGCCGATCACCGTCGCCGGACCCTTCGGCGGGTGTCGCGATGA
- a CDS encoding DUF4129 domain-containing protein: MWRRDGGSRPSWRVVLLGLSLVIAYLLTVTLVARLWAPSDPVRTEPDETGAETGPGIGPEVDPAVPGSSWADPPSAAADAMPHLPAATIAFVLMVIVGSLAARRRGLTASAPTAAAAPAAPAERRSGSLARAAEVGLAEIGEPGREPRDAIIACYAAMERELARVPDAAPQQFDTASEVLARAVEHHALPPGSATRLVELFGEARFSRHLMREEHRDAAVDALRVVLGHLRGQT, from the coding sequence GTGTGGCGGCGTGACGGCGGCAGCCGGCCGTCGTGGCGGGTGGTGCTGCTGGGTCTGAGCCTGGTGATCGCCTACCTGCTGACGGTGACCCTGGTGGCGCGGCTGTGGGCGCCGTCGGACCCGGTCCGGACCGAGCCGGACGAGACCGGTGCCGAAACCGGGCCCGGGATCGGACCTGAGGTCGATCCGGCGGTACCCGGTTCGTCGTGGGCCGATCCGCCGTCGGCCGCGGCGGACGCGATGCCGCATCTGCCGGCCGCGACGATCGCCTTCGTGCTGATGGTGATCGTCGGGTCGCTCGCGGCCAGGCGTCGCGGCCTGACCGCGAGCGCACCGACCGCTGCCGCGGCGCCGGCGGCGCCTGCGGAGCGGCGATCGGGCTCCCTGGCCAGGGCGGCTGAGGTGGGATTGGCCGAGATCGGCGAGCCGGGTCGCGAACCCAGGGACGCGATCATCGCGTGCTATGCGGCGATGGAGCGGGAACTGGCCCGGGTGCCCGACGCCGCGCCGCAGCAGTTCGACACCGCGTCGGAGGTGCTCGCCCGCGCCGTCGAACACCATGCGCTACCGCCCGGCAGCGCCACCCGGCTGGTGGAGTTGTTCGGCGAGGCCCGGTTCAGCCGTCATCTGATGCGTGAGGAGCATCGCGACGCGGCTGTGGACGCGTTGCGGGTGGTGCTCGGACACCTGCGGGGGCAGACATGA
- a CDS encoding AAA family ATPase has protein sequence MMPATTATAHCHAVLDEVQRAVVGNRAALELILLTVLARGHILVEDLPGLGKTLIARTFSAALGLRFTRVQFTPDLLPADLLGTTIYDMRSGGFEFRPGPIFTNLLLADEINRTPPKTQAALLEAMAETQVTIDGVSHRLPAPFVVLATDNPIEYEGTYPLPEAQLDRFAVRLELGYLSAPEEVSMLRRRIERGADDVVITEVVDADALIAMREAVEAVTVHDDVLDYVVALATATRRHPQVAVGASPRAELDLVQLARARALLLNRDYVIPEDVKTLAVPALAHRIMLRPEMWVRQIRSGDVIGELLRRLPVPRTGGPPP, from the coding sequence ATGATGCCGGCGACGACCGCCACCGCCCACTGCCACGCGGTGCTCGACGAGGTGCAGCGCGCGGTGGTCGGCAACCGGGCCGCGCTGGAACTGATTCTGCTCACGGTGCTGGCCCGCGGGCACATCCTGGTGGAGGATCTGCCGGGCCTGGGCAAGACGTTGATCGCCCGTACCTTCTCCGCCGCGCTCGGCCTGCGGTTCACCCGGGTCCAGTTCACCCCGGATCTGCTGCCCGCCGATCTGCTCGGCACCACGATCTACGACATGCGTTCGGGCGGTTTCGAATTCCGGCCCGGGCCGATCTTCACGAATCTGCTCTTGGCCGACGAGATCAACCGCACCCCGCCCAAGACACAGGCCGCGCTGCTGGAGGCGATGGCCGAGACCCAGGTCACCATCGACGGGGTCAGCCACCGGCTGCCCGCCCCGTTCGTCGTGCTGGCCACCGACAACCCGATCGAATACGAAGGCACCTATCCGCTGCCCGAAGCGCAACTGGACCGGTTCGCGGTGCGACTGGAACTCGGCTATCTGTCCGCACCCGAGGAGGTGTCGATGCTGCGCCGCCGGATCGAACGGGGCGCCGACGACGTGGTGATCACCGAAGTGGTCGACGCTGACGCGCTGATCGCGATGCGGGAGGCGGTGGAAGCGGTCACCGTGCATGACGATGTGCTCGACTATGTGGTCGCGCTGGCGACCGCCACCCGCCGACATCCGCAGGTCGCGGTCGGTGCCAGCCCGCGCGCCGAACTCGATCTGGTGCAGCTCGCCCGCGCCCGCGCGTTGCTGCTGAACCGGGATTACGTCATCCCCGAAGACGTCAAGACACTGGCGGTGCCGGCACTGGCGCACCGGATCATGCTGCGGCCGGAGATGTGGGTCCGGCAGATCCGCAGCGGCGATGTGATCGGGGAGTTGTTGCGCCGGTTGCCGGTGCCCAGGACGGGCGGGCCACCGCCGTGA
- a CDS encoding lysylphosphatidylglycerol synthase transmembrane domain-containing protein: protein MHVDGRQITVSGSLLEPLTRRTSDIVRLVIATVTLALAVTSTLITRRDWTALEQTISELVGFLTPTQSNLVYLAYGALILALPFMILIGLIAVRQWRLLGAYVAAALIAGIVLSISGKGIAAPRWHFDLSDRLDTVLSQFLDDPRWIGMLAAMLTVSSPGLPARWRRWWWTLLLAFVPIHLVVSAVIPARSILGLAVGWWVGSLVILVVGTPALEVPLDGAVRAMARRGFPVAALTVVRPAGRGPLVLAAEADSTVPALGSRAMLALYGPNQRSGGVLRQLWRKLKLRSRETPPLHASMRRAVEHRALMAIAADAAGISNTSTLAMSALARGWTMYAHTPAVGVPLAECASTVSVDRVWEALGVCHHHQIAHGDLRPKEITVDNGRVLFGGFSLAEYGATDVQIQADIAQLLVTTTAIYGAEAAVNAAIAAVGKDTVLTASRRLTKSAVPARIRKSIDNAGEVIAAARDEVKRQTGADQIDVETITRFNRRQVIQLVLLVALVYVAYPFISTVPTFFSELRSVNWWWALAGLAVSASKYVGAAAALWACANGMVSFRNLTIMQVANTFAATTTPAGVGGLALSTRFLQKGGLGAVRATAAVALQQSVQLTTHIVLLIVFSVAAGTSADLSQFVPDATILYLVVGAALGVIGIAMLVPRLRRWLGTAVRPRLEEVVADLTALAREPARLALIVAGCGITTLGAALALWASIEAFGGDTSFVTVTIVTMIGGTLASAAPTPGGIGAVEAALIGGLAAFGVPAAIAVPAVLLYRVLTVWIPVFAGWPIMRWLTDNDMV, encoded by the coding sequence ATGCACGTCGATGGTCGCCAGATCACCGTCTCGGGTAGCCTGCTGGAGCCGCTGACCCGACGTACAAGCGACATCGTCAGACTCGTCATCGCCACGGTCACACTGGCGCTCGCGGTCACCAGCACCCTGATCACCCGGCGCGACTGGACCGCGCTCGAACAGACGATCTCCGAGCTCGTCGGGTTTCTCACCCCGACCCAGTCCAACCTGGTCTACCTCGCCTACGGTGCGCTGATTCTGGCGCTGCCGTTCATGATCCTGATCGGGCTGATCGCGGTGCGCCAATGGCGGCTGCTCGGCGCCTATGTCGCCGCGGCACTCATCGCCGGCATCGTCCTGTCCATCAGCGGTAAGGGCATCGCGGCGCCGAGATGGCATTTCGACCTGTCCGACCGGCTCGACACCGTGCTGTCGCAGTTTCTCGACGATCCCCGGTGGATCGGCATGCTCGCGGCGATGCTGACGGTTTCCAGCCCCGGCCTGCCGGCCCGGTGGCGGCGCTGGTGGTGGACGCTGCTGCTGGCGTTCGTGCCGATCCACCTGGTGGTCAGCGCGGTGATACCGGCCCGCTCCATCCTGGGCCTGGCGGTCGGATGGTGGGTCGGTTCGCTGGTGATCCTGGTGGTGGGCACACCGGCGCTGGAGGTTCCGCTCGACGGCGCCGTCCGCGCCATGGCCCGACGCGGATTCCCGGTCGCGGCGCTGACCGTCGTGCGGCCCGCCGGGCGGGGGCCGCTGGTGCTGGCCGCCGAGGCCGATTCGACCGTGCCCGCCCTCGGCTCCCGGGCGATGCTCGCGCTCTACGGGCCGAACCAGCGCAGCGGCGGTGTGCTGCGCCAGCTGTGGCGGAAACTGAAGCTGCGCAGCCGGGAGACCCCGCCGTTGCACGCCTCGATGCGGCGCGCCGTCGAACACCGCGCCCTGATGGCCATCGCCGCCGACGCCGCCGGTATCTCCAACACCTCGACCCTGGCGATGTCCGCGCTGGCGCGGGGCTGGACGATGTATGCCCACACCCCCGCCGTCGGGGTGCCGCTGGCCGAATGCGCGTCGACCGTCTCGGTGGACCGGGTGTGGGAAGCCCTCGGGGTCTGTCATCACCACCAGATCGCGCACGGCGATCTGCGGCCCAAGGAGATCACGGTCGACAACGGCCGGGTGCTGTTCGGGGGGTTCAGCCTCGCCGAATACGGGGCCACCGACGTCCAGATCCAGGCCGACATCGCGCAGCTGCTGGTGACCACCACGGCGATCTACGGCGCGGAGGCCGCGGTCAACGCCGCGATCGCCGCGGTCGGCAAGGACACCGTGCTCACCGCATCGCGCCGGCTGACGAAATCCGCCGTGCCGGCGCGGATCCGCAAATCGATCGACAACGCCGGTGAGGTCATCGCCGCCGCCCGGGACGAGGTGAAACGCCAGACCGGCGCCGATCAGATCGACGTCGAAACCATCACCCGGTTCAACCGCAGGCAGGTCATCCAGCTGGTGCTGCTGGTGGCGCTGGTCTATGTGGCCTATCCGTTCATCAGCACGGTACCGACGTTCTTCAGCGAGCTGCGCAGCGTCAACTGGTGGTGGGCGCTGGCCGGGCTGGCGGTGTCGGCGTCGAAGTACGTGGGCGCCGCCGCCGCCCTGTGGGCCTGCGCCAACGGAATGGTGAGCTTCCGCAACCTCACCATCATGCAGGTGGCCAACACCTTCGCCGCCACCACGACACCGGCCGGGGTGGGCGGACTCGCCCTCAGCACCCGGTTCCTGCAGAAGGGTGGGCTCGGGGCGGTCCGCGCCACGGCCGCGGTGGCGCTGCAGCAGTCGGTTCAGCTCACCACCCACATCGTGCTGCTGATCGTCTTCAGCGTCGCCGCCGGCACCTCGGCGGACCTGTCGCAGTTCGTACCGGACGCGACCATTCTCTACCTCGTGGTCGGCGCCGCGCTCGGCGTCATCGGCATCGCGATGCTGGTGCCCAGGCTGCGTCGGTGGCTGGGCACCGCGGTGCGGCCGCGATTGGAGGAGGTCGTCGCCGATCTCACCGCGCTGGCGCGGGAACCGGCCCGCCTGGCGCTGATCGTGGCCGGCTGCGGCATCACGACACTCGGCGCCGCACTGGCGTTGTGGGCCAGCATCGAAGCGTTCGGCGGGGACACCTCGTTCGTGACCGTCACCATCGTCACGATGATCGGCGGCACCCTGGCGTCCGCCGCACCCACCCCGGGTGGAATCGGGGCCGTCGAGGCCGCGCTGATCGGCGGGCTGGCCGCATTCGGGGTCCCGGCCGCGATCGCAGTGCCGGCCGTCCTGCTCTACCGGGTGCTCACGGTGTGGATACCGGTCTTCGCCGGCTGGCCGATCATGCGCTGGCTCACCGACAACGACATGGTCTGA
- a CDS encoding nuclear transport factor 2 family protein: MEIWELVARERIRDTLADYNWNGDSGRIAEMIQTFCPDGRLEVRGLKTVHGRDEIAAFLGGVAQSDPAGPAASRPEPAAVKRIVRHALTNIRFLELTPERARVASYFTVFTEAGLDHYGRYRDELVPVGDAWLIRHRLVSTDWAAPDSTMAAGH; encoded by the coding sequence ATGGAGATATGGGAACTGGTGGCGCGCGAGCGGATTCGGGACACCCTCGCCGACTACAACTGGAACGGTGACTCAGGCCGGATCGCGGAGATGATCCAGACGTTCTGCCCGGACGGTCGGCTCGAGGTCCGCGGGTTGAAGACGGTGCACGGCCGGGACGAGATCGCGGCGTTTCTCGGCGGTGTGGCCCAATCCGATCCGGCCGGACCCGCGGCGAGCCGGCCTGAACCGGCGGCTGTCAAGCGGATCGTCCGACACGCCCTCACCAACATCCGATTTCTGGAGTTGACTCCCGAGCGGGCGAGGGTGGCGTCCTATTTCACCGTGTTCACCGAGGCGGGTCTGGACCACTACGGCCGGTATCGCGACGAGTTGGTGCCGGTCGGCGACGCCTGGCTGATCCGGCACCGGTTGGTGTCCACCGACTGGGCGGCGCCGGATTCCACCATGGCGGCCGGACACTGA